Proteins found in one Mustela lutreola isolate mMusLut2 chromosome 10, mMusLut2.pri, whole genome shotgun sequence genomic segment:
- the LOC131810017 gene encoding gem-associated protein 6: MNEWMRKGPLEWQDYTYKEVKVTASEKEYKGWVLTTDPVSANIVLVNFLEDGSMSVTGIMGHAVQTVETVNEGDHRVREKLMHLFTSGDCKAYSPEDLEKRRNSLKKWLEKNHIPITEQGDSQRTLCVAGVLTIDPPYGPENCSSSNEIILSRVQDLIQGHLAACQ; this comes from the exons ATGAACGAATGGATGAGGAAAGGCCCCTTAGAGTGGCAAGATTACACGTACAAAGAAGTCAAAGTGACAGCCAGTGAGAAGGAGTATAAAGGATGGGTTTTGACCACAGACCCAGTTTCTgccaa TATTGTCCTTGTGAACTTCCTGGAAGATGGCAGCATGTCTGTGACTGGAATTATGGGCCATGCTGTGCAGACCGTTGAAACTGTGAACGAAGGGGACCACAGAGTCAGAGAGAAGCTGATGCATTTGTTCACTTCTGGAGACTGCAAGGCCTACAGCCCTGAGgatctggagaagagaaggaatagCCTAAAGAAATGGCTCGAGAAGAACCACATCCCCATCACAGAACAGGGAGATTCACAAAGGACTCTGTGTGTGGCTGGGGTTCTGACTATAGACCCGCCCTATGGTCCAGAAAATTGCAGCAGTTCTAATGAGATTATTCTGTCCCGTGTTCAGGATCTTATTCAAGGACATCTTGCAGCTTGCCAGTGA